The following coding sequences lie in one Leptospira saintgironsiae genomic window:
- a CDS encoding CbtB domain-containing protein, with product MRSISVSKDFSGAKLWLRGSVLVLAGFLAFSTIYVVGLEPMVYLHDTFHDIRHSTGFPCH from the coding sequence ATGCGCTCGATTTCCGTTTCGAAGGATTTTTCCGGAGCCAAGTTATGGCTTAGAGGTTCCGTTCTAGTTTTGGCTGGGTTTCTCGCTTTTTCTACGATCTATGTAGTAGGTCTGGAACCAATGGTGTATTTGCACGATACATTCCATGATATAAGGCATTCTACGGGTTTCCCATGCCATTAA
- a CDS encoding isopenicillin N synthase family dioxygenase, with the protein MQNKKWNSLPILDFSKYSGAVTERENFLEELREVSRELGFFYLTGHGIDTELPELLLKNSREFFALPIEEKLSIEMIHSPHFRGYSRIGAERTLGLPDWREQLDVGAELSPVSDPDISPHWTILQGPNQWPDRLPEFKKIVLRYQKEVTNLAIRLVHAFSSALGQEPSVFDPILGAKAHQLMKVIRYPGRESTNSDQGVGAHKDGGFVTVLLQDEQAGLEVEYENGWIQVPPIPGTFVINIGELLELASNGYLRATVHRALVPSSGTDRISVGFFYSARLDANVPLLHLPEHLQKEIRGLTQDPNNPLFYEVGKNLLKSRFRSHPDVAQRYHSKLLDSVL; encoded by the coding sequence ATGCAAAACAAAAAATGGAACTCTCTGCCTATATTAGATTTTTCTAAATATTCAGGAGCAGTTACTGAGCGTGAAAATTTTCTGGAAGAATTAAGAGAGGTTTCCCGTGAGCTTGGGTTCTTCTACTTAACCGGTCATGGGATCGATACGGAACTTCCCGAACTCCTTCTTAAAAATTCCAGGGAATTTTTTGCATTACCGATAGAGGAAAAATTATCCATCGAGATGATCCACTCTCCTCATTTCAGAGGATATTCTAGGATCGGGGCAGAAAGAACTTTAGGCCTTCCGGATTGGAGAGAACAATTGGATGTAGGGGCTGAACTTTCTCCAGTTTCCGATCCGGATATTTCTCCTCATTGGACGATCTTACAAGGACCGAACCAATGGCCGGATCGACTGCCCGAATTTAAAAAAATCGTTTTAAGATATCAGAAGGAAGTCACAAATCTTGCGATCCGATTGGTGCATGCATTCTCTTCTGCTCTAGGCCAAGAGCCATCTGTTTTTGATCCTATCTTAGGAGCAAAGGCTCACCAATTGATGAAAGTAATCCGTTACCCGGGAAGAGAATCTACGAATAGTGATCAAGGAGTGGGAGCTCATAAGGATGGAGGTTTTGTAACCGTTCTTTTACAAGACGAACAAGCAGGTTTGGAAGTGGAATATGAGAATGGATGGATCCAAGTGCCTCCGATTCCAGGGACCTTTGTGATCAATATTGGAGAACTTTTAGAATTGGCCTCCAACGGTTATTTACGCGCGACAGTACATCGTGCTCTCGTTCCCTCTTCCGGAACGGATCGGATCTCGGTTGGTTTCTTTTATAGCGCGAGATTAGATGCGAATGTTCCTTTATTACATTTGCCGGAACATTTACAGAAAGAAATCAGAGGACTTACACAAGATCCGAATAATCCTTTATTCTATGAAGTTGGAAAAAATTTATTGAAGAGCAGATTCAGATCCCATCCCGATGTCGCACAACGTTACCATTCCAAACTTTTAGATTCTGTTCTTTAG
- a CDS encoding SDR family NAD(P)-dependent oxidoreductase encodes MSFSRYKGKKVFITGGSAGIGKGIAIQLAKAGASVIVSARGKSNLEKTVQELKSVGTPTAVFGFAVLDVSDKKALEKEAKKAIQTLGGLDLLICSSGFAKAGEASDLDDEVYRNLMDVNFFGHVNSALAFSDHFSKQKSGEIVFLSSTLAFFSIYGYGAYSASKFAIVGFAQGFRQEMMLHGVKVKLFLPPTTDTPGLEKENTDKPELSKEIEMGSALNRVHSIDSVAKAILKWIPNNKFIGYTGWDSWLQYFLFRHFPEFSIKLTDSELKAAQSRLDKKKQKV; translated from the coding sequence ATGTCATTCAGCAGATACAAAGGCAAAAAAGTATTTATTACAGGCGGTTCCGCGGGTATAGGCAAAGGAATTGCAATTCAATTAGCGAAGGCAGGAGCAAGTGTAATTGTTTCCGCCAGAGGAAAATCTAACTTAGAAAAAACAGTCCAGGAATTGAAGTCTGTAGGAACTCCAACAGCAGTCTTCGGATTCGCAGTTTTGGATGTTTCCGACAAAAAGGCTCTTGAAAAAGAAGCCAAAAAGGCAATCCAGACTTTAGGAGGATTGGACCTTTTGATCTGTAGCAGTGGTTTTGCAAAAGCGGGAGAAGCTTCCGACCTGGACGACGAAGTTTATAGAAATTTAATGGATGTGAACTTTTTCGGCCATGTGAACAGTGCACTCGCATTTAGTGATCACTTTTCCAAACAAAAAAGTGGAGAGATCGTATTTTTATCCTCTACTCTTGCGTTCTTTTCCATCTATGGATACGGAGCTTATTCAGCGAGTAAGTTCGCGATCGTAGGCTTTGCTCAAGGTTTCAGACAGGAGATGATGCTCCACGGAGTGAAAGTAAAATTGTTCCTTCCTCCTACAACTGACACTCCTGGTTTAGAAAAAGAGAATACTGATAAACCTGAATTGAGTAAGGAAATTGAAATGGGTTCAGCGTTGAATAGAGTGCATTCGATCGATTCAGTAGCAAAGGCAATCTTAAAATGGATCCCGAACAATAAGTTTATTGGATATACTGGCTGGGATTCTTGGCTCCAATATTTCCTATTTAGGCATTTCCCTGAATTCAGTATTAAGCTTACGGATTCTGAATTAAAAGCGGCCCAGTCCAGACTGGATAAGAAAAAACAAAAAGTATAA
- a CDS encoding Crp/Fnr family transcriptional regulator, giving the protein MPFHSYNTEYVRIQGPNMHEIPLLENLRKKIPSLEKNWDRYTSMLKEKKVPPKTELIKRGVYTKNIFIVKKGCLRLKFEDKGRDITIAFFPENRAITSIHSYRGTYKNSQLSVESIEPTELLILSGEDAEIIYRENEEVRDFLLEYVAERFDTYMNLFLSRIRDSPEQRYLNLIKEQQDIANRIPQHYIASFLGITPVSLSRIRNRIWKEQK; this is encoded by the coding sequence TTGCCTTTTCATTCCTATAATACTGAATACGTGAGAATCCAAGGCCCCAATATGCATGAGATACCTTTACTGGAAAACCTAAGGAAGAAGATCCCAAGTTTGGAAAAAAATTGGGACCGTTATACTTCCATGTTAAAAGAAAAGAAGGTCCCACCAAAAACTGAACTCATCAAAAGAGGCGTTTATACCAAAAATATATTCATCGTTAAAAAGGGATGTCTGCGATTAAAATTCGAAGATAAGGGACGTGATATCACGATCGCGTTTTTTCCAGAAAACAGGGCAATCACTTCTATTCATAGTTATAGAGGGACTTATAAAAATAGTCAACTTAGTGTAGAAAGTATAGAGCCTACAGAATTACTTATACTAAGCGGAGAAGATGCTGAAATTATTTACCGGGAGAATGAAGAGGTTCGTGATTTTTTATTGGAATATGTTGCCGAAAGATTTGATACTTATATGAATTTGTTTTTGTCTAGGATTAGGGATAGCCCTGAACAAAGATATTTGAATCTGATCAAAGAACAACAGGATATCGCAAATCGTATCCCTCAACATTATATTGCTTCTTTTTTAGGGATCACTCCTGTGTCCTTAAGTAGGATTAGAAATAGGATATGGAAGGAACAAAAATAA